AGGACACTGAAGGTGGACATGTAGGCATGCACATATTACGATAGTTTAATTTCCATAGGAATCAGCCTACAAagctttttacctttttcttcctgctttcgTTCACTTTTCATGAGCAACTTCTAATGACATTAATAGGCAATATGGATGCATTACTTTCTATTGCACAAGGTAAAACAAGTCTCACACTGCTGACAGCACAGCAAAGGAGGAGAATTTGGGCCAGCCacaaatgtaaagaaaggctcCATACTTAAAGAAATGAGAAGTAACAAAGAGGTCAGGAATCCTCTTTATTGGTGACCATTATGCAAGCATCTGTCAAGAAGCAACATGGACCTGAAAATCCTCCTGTGCTCTGTTGTATGTGCTAGCTTGTATACAaacttaattttgctttttgattcctctttttcttcaggtACTTATGATGGCTCCATAGACAGTTGCAAAGGTGATTCAGGAGGACCCTTGGTCTGTTTTGATGCAGAAAATGTGGCATATGTCTGGGGTATTGTGAGTTGGGGTGAGAACTGTGGAGAGGCTGGTCACCCTGGCGTGTATACAAAAATTGCCAGCTATTATGACTGGATTAGCCACCACGTGACAAGGAATCTCATTTCACGATATAATGTGTGAAGCTTGGAAAACTTCCTTCACCGTGCAGAAATGGCACATCGCCCATGCAAAAACAAACACTAGTCCTTTTTTGCAATCAGCACCCACGTAACTTAACGACAATTAGTACAAATCATTAAagaacatgtttttaaaattcttaacaCTCTATGAATACCACAATTTTGAAGAAGCCTGTAGGAAGAGAATTTTACAGTCACGTGAGTGTCCAGCAACAGTCTCTAATAAAAGCAgggaaattaaaatatctttttcttgttgtaactttattattttttccccatttcacaTTGCATTTCAATTGTggttgtttatttatttaaaatggatAACCATACTGAAAGCAGTGTTAGGAAAACAACTATGCTGGCAATATGTGAACTTCGCAGAAAGGACAGCAACCAGAGTACTTTAAAGATCTTCTCAAGGTCTAGGTCACTAGAAACCCTCAGGATGCTGCCTTGCTTGATAGTTAATACTTTAGACTTACTACAAAAGTAGACTTTAGACCATCTATGAACAAGAGATCTGTTTTAATGCAACAATTACCCAAATAATAACTCTGCTTGGTGGTAGATTTTTCAGCTACAAACTCAGACAATTTTCATCTAGTCAATATACCTCATCTGATCATCTAGCTTGGGGCAACTTTTGTAGCTCTTAGTTTTATTACTTTATCTGCAGCTGGTCACAAacaacaaaggcattttaaaacatgaatcttcaacttaaataaaaagcatatttaCTATCTTAAGGTctctgtgtatgtatatatatatttctggtATCTTAGAAACTCTTAACATCAAGTAGGATTTTACcacatgcatgtgtgtatatataaatatatatatttttttatacacacagaatttatataacaatataaatatacaaaaaagAAGTCTTTATAGTATACATATAGACTTAATTATACAAAACCAAGTTACAGATGTAAAGTTAGTAATTTATATTCTCGGTCATAAACCCCCCACCCCAGGTTCTCAAATTAGCACAAGCTTCCTACACCAATATACAGAAGTGTGAAACAGTAATGCCAAGAAAGAATGTCCAGAGCCTGATCATGCAATGTGCAGTCATAGGGAGTTTTGCTACTGCCTTAATTaacccagaactggacacataCAAGGGGCCAGCAACAAAACTGGAATGATTGAGCAGAAGGTCCTTCTGCTTTCATGAGCCCTTGTGAGGAGGTTCTGCTCACATCATCATCAATTTGTCtaatttagaaatgtttttaaaatctgttttacttTATTCCTTTCAATTAATTATCCAGTCAAATAAATGACATATATTCACACAACACCGTTGATGCAGTGGAGGTTGTTTTCTATAATTTGCCATAGTCTGCTTCAGGcatcatttttacattttcattgacttttcttcatcttctagACTTGTAAGAAAACCCAAATCAGCATGATTTTGTCATGTAAAGACACTGTCAATCACCAATAACTAAAGTAAGGGTATCAACTGCTTCTCTTAACCCTCCCCAACAAGGCTTGTTATTTAGGAAGGCACTAAACTACATTCCTACAAAGGAATTGGTTTTGCTGAATCAGGGTCTTTGTAAAGTAATCATAGGGAGAAGCTGAACAGGTACAGGAAGAGCTCCCTCCTTTGTTTGACTTGATTAGCTTCTGTACTTATCCCCACCTATTTCTTCAACTAACTACAAATATTATTAAATGCTAAGgcggaaaagaaaaagaagattaagCATGTATCTTTCTGTTCTGCCCTTTGGTCAGGAAGtctcagttttctttccatttcctgtACTTCTTTACAATTACCTTTGTTCCTGAGCCCAGCATTACGGTGTTAGCAAATGGGTTAACTTTGGtctgagttttcttttcagcaaatCAAGACAGggcttttaatatttaatagatATACTTTCATTTTGCTCTCTTTTACAACCTTGTCTTGCACGTTACCTGAAACTGAATGACTCGTATAAAGGTCACTGGATCAGCTTCCTTCACATTGAACCTCAACATAAAATTAGGTTAAATCTTTAACACTTTACATACACGTTCCCTACTTCACTGGTTTTGGCTTCTAAATGACCCTGCTTTCTGAAAGGTCGTGTATTTCTCACTGTATTAATACAAGTTCTCCCCAGGCTGTAAGAAAGGAACGCAGCTTGTGGGTTTGGGCACAGTGTTCCAGTACGTCACCACCCTtgtggtgaagaatttcttcctaatggctaatctaaatcttcctccttccaatttaaagccattccccattgtcctatcactcACTATGCCCGcttgtaaaaaatccctccccagctttcctgtagtcccttcaggtactggaaggccactacaaggtctcctgtcttctccaggttgaccaagacagcctgtcctcatagcagaggggctccggccctctgatcatctctgtggccctcttctgaacctgttccaacagttccatgtccttcttatgttgaggattccaactggacacaatactctaggCAGGATCCtacaagagtggaatagaggggcagaatcacctccctcaacctgctggctatgcttcttttgatgcagcccagaacgCAGTTGGCCTTCTGAGTTGCAAGGGCACATGGCCAGCTCAGGGCAAGCTTCTCCTCaatgagcaccccaagtccttctctgcagggctgctctcaaccacatcatcccctatcctgtattgaaaccacggattgccctgacccaggggtaggatcttgcacttggtctttttgaacctcatgagattcacagtGGCCCACTTCTACAGCTTGTTCacatccctctggatgacatcccatccttctggagTGACATCTGGATGGCTGGCTAGAAAATcaccctttccctttctttctctgaaatgctGTTGCTGTCTCTTACACTTTTAGCAACACCAAGTTCACCCACTTTGAACACAGTCATTAAATAAAGGTTTTCCAAGTGAAAAAGTCCTGGGACTTTCATATTATCCAGTACCCCCAGTCGACCAGTACTGGTACCTCTCAGGGCACCAAGCAGTGCAGTCTGGCAGCTGATGCTCTCCCAGTTTGCACCTCGGGAGATTTGGAAAAGGAACGCACATGGAGCAAGGGGCACTGTGACCTGCTGGGGATGGTGGCCCATCTCCTTTGAAGCAGCCCATGTTGTAACGCCTGGCCGGACTTGGCAACGCCTCCTGCAGGTGGGGGTGAACAGCTCTGCCAACCTTCCCCAGCTCACAGTAACCCCGATTGCTCCCTCTCTGTCCCACCCCAGTCCCACCCTGACAGGTAAccgccagcagcagcccaggaacagcagctgcacctccagcagctgcctcgCCACCCGGCTCCTGCCACACTATCACAGAAGCAAATGCCCAAACAGTCTTGGAGCAAGAGTGACCTCAGAAGCCAAGCACACCACTATCATGcacccttccctttcttccactaCTCCAGCTTTTATTCCCAAGCATGACTCTATAAGCATGAATATCCCTCTGGCCAACtcagggcagctgctgcagctcagtcTCCTCCCAGTGTCTTGTCCAACCCCAGCCCACAGTCCAGAGTGGCAGATGGgcagagtggggaaaaaagagaaagtccTAGAGCTGTGCCATCACTGCTCAGCAACAGCAAACACTTGTATCCCAAAGCCCCAGAAAAGGGGCCATGTAGCCTGCTATTAAGAAAGTTAAATCCATACCAGTCACAGCCAGCATATATGCTAACCCATATTCTCTCTCTAATGTTAAGGAAAAAGGGTTAGCATTAGTAAGGACAGCAAGAGTCAGAGCCAAACCTTCTGATCACAAAGAGCTACACTTGGGCTCATTCAACGCTGTCAAGATTGTGAGAACAAAACATggttaaaaaataagaaattcatCATCACCataattattctgttttatcCTCATAATATTTTATGTCAAGCATTAAAGTGCTTATGCTATGTTGGGTTATGACACTAACATTTCCATGTTTTCACTAAAGCATGTGGTGGAGCTGATAAAAGCAGGGACGTTGTATGTGGATGCTGTATCATCCTTAGGATGGGTAAGGGAAAAAACTGCACATGTTGAGGAAAGTTATCTATAAAAGACACACCAGGATGCCCCAATAAGAAAATACTGACCTGAACTCCAAACAGAGGGGATCCACAACCATTTGGTGGTGAAGGTTTATAACCGTAGCGAGGAAAGGGCTTGGATCCTGAAAAAGGTAATCAAATGCCTCCAACAGATTGTTTTGCACAGAATTTTCATGATGTCAAAATGACCACAGGCATTGGTTGTGCTTCATGCACTGTCACTtatatttttaacttaaatGTATATTCAGGTACATGAATATCAACAATTCTTACTGAATTACAATTAGGGCTACTAAGCACTGTTttaaagaaggagggagaagacaCCTGAGTGAGTGTTAAAATTGGCTTCCCAAGATAAGGAGGAAAAGAGCTCAAGTTACTGAGAGGGACGCGTCTGCTGGGTGTGCAGGTAGGACTAGAGCAAAGCACCGAGGGCAAGGCCATGGAGACTCCTGTGCTGCATGTGCCAGCAACAGCAGCGCCTCATTTCTTCAGCTTAACCTTTGAAATTAACTGGAATGGAACAGCTTTTTGTATTTCTACGACAGTCACGTTACTAAAATTTAAATCAGCGGAGCCTGCCGAAGTCCCGTCTCCCTGAAGGGTTCCCAGTGCAGCCGGGCAGGGAGCTCTGCATCCCCAGGAAGGAAGGTTGCGgagttaatcatagaatcacagaataaccaggttggaagagacccaccggatcatcgagtccaaccattcctatcaaacactaaaccatgcccctcagcacctcgtccacccatgtgCAAGATGACCCTTCACCTCATTGTGGTGTCGGGAATAACTTGAGTCCGCAATTTGAGGGAACAGAGAATGCAGCCTTAATGAGATTAAAATTAGCAGACCCCGCCGACCCCCCGTGCCAGCGACAAACCCCGCTCCCCCACACGGCTACAGCGCGGCCTCCTCTAAGGGGCGAGGCGGGGCCGTGGCCAGaacggagggggcgtggccagtcAGAGACAGTGTGCCCAATGGTGGAAGGGGCGCGGTCATgccgagggggcgtggccatgCGATGAAGGGGCGTGGCCATACGGAGAGGGGGCGCGGTCAGATGCCCGTGAGGAGGCGGGGTGTCCTGCGAGGGGCGTGGCCAGGCGCGGAGGGGGCGTTACTGGGGGGCGTGGTCTCGCGGTGAGGGGCGGGGCTTGGGGCGAGTCTCCCGCGCGCgcccgcggcggcggcggcggcgctcgGGATGGTCCCCGCGgcgctggtgctgctgctgctgctgggctgcgCCCGGCTGGGGCCGCGCCCGGCGCGATGCCCGGAGGCTCCGCGCACCCCCGACTGGCGGATGACGCTCAAGACCATCCGCAACGGGGTGCACAAGATCGACGTGTACCTCAACGCCGCCCTCGACTTCCTGGGCGGCGAGGACGGGCTCTGCCGGTACAAGTGCAGCGACGGTGAGGCCGGCCGGCGCGGCGGGGGCGACCCTTGCCCGGGACGGCGAGCGCAGCCGCCCGGGGAGCCTCGCGGCGTTCCCCGCGGGGTGCCGGGCCCCGGGATAAGGGGGCTCGCCCGGCGCAGCCAacccgggggggggggtcgcGTCGCTCCTCCCGGTGCCCCGGCTGATGCGCTCGGGCGGCTGCGACCGAGCTGCAGCGCAAAACGCGCTTCCCAAAGGCGTTTTCGCCTCCCCGTTCCCTTAAATTGCGGCCTCGGGTTGTTCCCGACACCGAAACGAGGTGAAGGGTCATCCTGCGCTTTAGTCCCTCAACCTTCCTTCCTTGGGATGCAGAGCTCCCTGCCCGGCTGCACTGGCAGGACTTCGGCAGACTCCGCTGATTTAAATTTTAGTAACGTGACTGTCGTAGAAATACAAAAAGCTGTTCCATTCCAGTTAATTTCAAAGGTTAAGCTGAAGAAATGAGGTACTGCTGTCGCTGGCACATGAAGCACAGGAGTCTCCATGGCCTTGCCCTCGGTGCTTTGCTCTAGTCCTACCTGCACACCCAGCAGACGCGTCCCTCTCAGTAACTTGAGTTCTTCTTAACTTAGAAAGCCAATGTTAACACTCAGAtgtcttctccctccttctttaaAACAGTGCTTAGTAGCCCTAATTGTAATTGAGTAAGAATTGTTGATATTCATGTACCTGAATATACatttaagttaaaaatataAGTGACAGTGAGTGAAGCACAACCAATGCCTGTGGTCATTTTGACATCATGAAAATTCTGTGCAAAACAATCTGTTGGAGGCATTTGATTACCTTTTTCAGGATCCAAGCCCTTTCCTCGCTATGGATATAAACCTTCACCACCAAATGGTTGTGGATCCCCTCTGTTTGGAGTTCAGGTCAGTATTTTCTTATTGGGGCATCCTGGTGCGTCTTTTATAGATAACTTCCCTCGACGTGGGCATTTTGTTCCCTTACCCATCCTAAGGATGACACAGCATCCACATACAACGTCCCTGCTTTTACCAGCTCCACCACATGCTGTGGTGAAAACATGGAAATGTTAGTGTCATAATCCAACGTAGCATAAACACTTTCATACTTGACATAAAATATTATGAGgataaaacagaataattatgatgatgatgaatttcttaattttttaaccGTGTTTTGTTCTCACAATCTTGACAGCGTTGAATGAGCCCAAGTGTAGCTCTTTGTGATCAGAAGGTTTGGCTCTGACTCTTGCTGTCCTTACTAATGCTAACCCTTTTTCCTTAACACTAGCGAGAGAATATGGGTTAGCATATATGCTGGCTGTGACTGGTATGGATTTAACTTTCTTAATAGCAGGCTACATGGCCCCTTTTCTGGGGCTTTGGGATACAAGTGTTTTCTGTTGCTGAGCAGTGATGGCACAGCTCTAggactttctcttttttccccattctgtCCATCTGCCACCCCGGACTGTAGGCTGGGGTTGGACAAGACACTGGGAGGAgactgagctgcagcagctgccctgaGTTGGCCAGAGGGATATTCATGCTTATAGAGTCATGCTTGGGAATAAAAACTGGAGtagtggaagaaagggaagggtgCGTGACAGTGGTGTGCTTGGCTTCTGAGGTCACTGTTGC
The window above is part of the Phaenicophaeus curvirostris isolate KB17595 chromosome 4, BPBGC_Pcur_1.0, whole genome shotgun sequence genome. Proteins encoded here:
- the PLA2G12A gene encoding group XIIA secretory phospholipase A2, whose translation is MVPAALVLLLLLGCARLGPRPARCPEAPRTPDWRMTLKTIRNGVHKIDVYLNAALDFLGGEDGLCRYKCSDGSKPFPRYGYKPSPPNGCGSPLFGVQFDVGIPLMTKCCNRHDRCYDTCGNEKNDCDEEFQSCLSKICRDVQKTLGISESVQACESTVQLLFDAVIHLGCKPYLDSQRAACMCQYEDKTDL